From the genome of Phreatobacter cathodiphilus, one region includes:
- the mscL gene encoding large conductance mechanosensitive channel protein MscL — protein MLKEFREFALKGNVVDLAVGVIIGAAFGRIVESIVGDLFMPILGAIGGFDFTNYFLPLSSAVTATNLVDAQKQGAVIAYGRFITIAINFLIIAGVMFMVVKGMNRLKRQQEAAPAKPAETPADVLLLTEIRDLLKK, from the coding sequence ATGCTCAAGGAATTCCGCGAATTCGCTCTGAAGGGCAACGTCGTCGACCTCGCCGTCGGCGTCATCATCGGCGCCGCCTTCGGCCGCATCGTCGAGTCCATCGTCGGCGACCTCTTCATGCCGATCCTCGGCGCCATCGGCGGCTTCGACTTCACCAATTACTTCCTGCCGCTCAGCAGCGCCGTCACCGCCACCAACCTGGTGGACGCGCAGAAGCAGGGCGCCGTCATCGCCTACGGCCGCTTCATCACCATCGCCATCAATTTCCTGATCATCGCCGGCGTCATGTTCATGGTGGTGAAGGGCATGAACCGCCTGAAGCGGCAGCAGGAGGCCGCGCCCGCGAAGCCCGCCGAGACCCCGGCCGACGTGCTGCTGCTCACCGAGATCCGCGATCTCCTGAAGAAATAG
- the mutL gene encoding DNA mismatch repair endonuclease MutL: MAVRQLSEGVVNRIAAGEVIERPAAAVKELVENALDAGASRIDVLIEAGGRRLIRVADDGCGMVRDDLALCVERHATSKLDDEDLLDIRTLGFRGEALPSIGAVSRLTLTTRHADEPHAWSLTVDAGAKGECRPAALAAGTRVEIADLFAATPARLKFLKSDRAEAAAVAEVVKRLALAHPTVAFSLADADGPTRHFPAQAFGEAGLLARISDVAGRDFAQNALPIDVWRGEVRLFGFAGLPTFGKATAASQFLFVNGRPIRDRLVLGAIRGAYADTMPRDRHPAVALFLELDPHEVDVNVHPAKTEVRFRDSGLVRGLIVASIREAIAAASPSTATTIAAATLGAFRPAGAAVPAAGWDWRASPSRPSAPAGGFGEAAQTAFAMDIAPSADARAAEAAPAEDDLDRPLGAARAQVHGTYILSQTRDGLVIVDQHAAHERLVYERLKRQMAESGIARQALLIPVVVELDPADAARLVERADDLAAFGLVVEPFGPGAVIVRETPAMLGEADAEALTRDIAEHLAEWDSTAPLEQRLMAVAATMACHGSVRAGRLLRPAEMNALLREMEATPGSAQCNHGRPTSVTLSLADVERLFGRR; this comes from the coding sequence ATGGCCGTCCGCCAGCTCTCCGAAGGTGTCGTCAACCGCATCGCCGCCGGCGAGGTGATCGAGCGCCCCGCCGCCGCGGTGAAGGAGCTCGTCGAGAACGCGCTCGACGCCGGCGCCTCCCGCATCGACGTGCTGATCGAGGCCGGCGGCCGGCGGCTGATCCGCGTCGCCGACGACGGCTGCGGCATGGTTCGCGACGACCTCGCCCTTTGCGTCGAGCGCCATGCCACCTCCAAGCTCGACGACGAGGACCTCCTCGACATCCGCACCCTCGGCTTCCGTGGCGAGGCGCTGCCGTCCATCGGTGCGGTCTCGCGCCTCACCCTCACCACCCGCCATGCCGACGAGCCCCACGCCTGGTCGCTGACCGTCGATGCCGGCGCCAAAGGCGAATGCCGCCCGGCCGCGCTGGCCGCGGGAACGCGGGTGGAGATCGCCGACCTCTTCGCTGCGACGCCGGCCCGGCTGAAGTTCTTGAAGAGCGACCGCGCCGAGGCCGCCGCCGTCGCCGAAGTGGTGAAGCGCCTGGCGCTCGCCCATCCGACGGTCGCCTTCTCGCTGGCGGATGCCGACGGCCCCACCCGGCACTTCCCCGCCCAGGCCTTCGGCGAGGCCGGCCTCCTCGCCCGCATTTCGGATGTCGCCGGCCGCGACTTCGCCCAGAACGCCCTGCCCATCGACGTCTGGCGCGGCGAGGTCCGCCTCTTCGGCTTCGCCGGCCTGCCGACCTTCGGCAAGGCGACGGCGGCGAGCCAGTTCCTCTTCGTCAACGGCCGGCCGATCCGCGACCGCCTCGTGCTCGGCGCCATCCGCGGCGCCTATGCCGACACCATGCCGCGCGACCGCCACCCCGCCGTCGCGCTCTTCCTCGAGCTCGACCCCCACGAGGTCGACGTCAACGTTCACCCCGCCAAGACCGAGGTGCGGTTCCGTGATTCAGGCCTGGTGCGCGGCCTGATCGTCGCGTCGATCCGTGAGGCCATCGCCGCGGCCTCGCCGTCGACCGCCACCACAATCGCCGCCGCCACCCTCGGCGCCTTTCGCCCGGCAGGCGCCGCCGTCCCTGCGGCGGGCTGGGACTGGCGCGCCTCGCCGTCACGGCCGTCGGCGCCGGCCGGCGGCTTCGGCGAGGCGGCCCAGACCGCCTTCGCCATGGACATCGCGCCCTCCGCCGATGCCCGTGCCGCCGAGGCCGCGCCGGCCGAGGACGATCTCGACCGGCCGCTGGGTGCGGCGCGCGCCCAGGTCCACGGCACCTACATCCTCTCCCAGACCCGCGACGGGCTCGTCATCGTCGACCAGCACGCCGCCCACGAGCGCCTCGTCTACGAGCGGCTGAAGCGACAGATGGCCGAGAGCGGCATCGCCCGCCAGGCTCTGCTCATTCCGGTCGTGGTCGAGCTCGATCCGGCCGATGCCGCCCGCCTCGTCGAGCGCGCCGACGACCTCGCCGCCTTCGGCCTGGTGGTCGAGCCCTTCGGGCCAGGCGCCGTTATCGTGCGCGAGACCCCGGCCATGCTGGGCGAGGCCGATGCCGAGGCGCTGACCCGCGACATTGCCGAGCACCTCGCCGAATGGGACAGTACGGCGCCGCTCGAGCAGCGTCTCATGGCGGTCGCCGCCACCATGGCCTGCCACGGCTCGGTGAGGGCCGGGCGGCTGCTGCGCCCCGCCGAGATGAACGCGCTGCTGCGCGAGATGGAGGCGACGCCGGGCTCGGCTCAGTGCAACCACGGCCGTCCCACCTCGGTGACCCTGTCGCTAGCCGATGTCGAGCGGCTCTTCGGCCGGCGCTGA
- the rsmD gene encoding 16S rRNA (guanine(966)-N(2))-methyltransferase RsmD: MRIVGGKYRGRSLLGPKSDAIRPTSDRLRESLFNVLVHGYGDPCDGARVMDLFAGTGALGLEALSRGAAYAAFVDQSAEARGLIRGNVDAVGLAGVTGLLKRDATKLGPLAPFEPFTLAFCDPPYRKGLGERALASARDGGWLAPDALVVLEEAGDVAVAVPEGFVTEERREAGETQLLFLRRA, from the coding sequence TTGCGCATCGTCGGCGGAAAATACCGGGGGCGCAGCCTCCTCGGCCCGAAGTCGGACGCGATCCGCCCGACTTCGGACCGCCTGCGGGAGAGCCTGTTCAACGTGCTCGTCCACGGCTACGGCGACCCGTGCGACGGCGCACGGGTCATGGACCTCTTCGCGGGTACCGGCGCCCTCGGACTCGAGGCGCTGTCGCGCGGAGCCGCCTATGCCGCCTTCGTCGACCAGAGCGCGGAGGCGCGTGGCCTCATCCGCGGCAATGTCGACGCGGTGGGGCTGGCGGGCGTCACGGGGCTCCTCAAGCGCGACGCGACGAAGCTCGGCCCGCTCGCGCCCTTCGAGCCCTTCACCCTCGCCTTCTGCGACCCGCCCTACCGCAAGGGTCTCGGCGAGCGGGCGCTGGCGAGCGCCCGCGACGGCGGCTGGCTCGCCCCCGACGCGCTTGTGGTGCTGGAGGAGGCAGGGGACGTCGCCGTCGCCGTCCCCGAAGGCTTCGTGACGGAGGAGCGCCGCGAGGCGGGCGAGACGCAGCTCCTGTTCCTGCGCCGCGCCTGA
- a CDS encoding hybrid sensor histidine kinase/response regulator gives MSMGLVIILTAFAYLGALFVVAYWGDRRRAQEKAIRQSQTWIYPLSLAVYCTSWTFFGSVGLASRSGFDFLAIYIGPMLLFALFWPLIRRVVRIAKAQNITSIADFIGARYGKSQAVAGMVCLIVTVGTIPYVALQLKAVSSSLMTTIRPDEIVNVTQELPFFGDLALVVAVSMAVFAMLFGTRHADATEHQDGLILAVAAESIVKLVCFLAIGLYTTYVMFDGFSDLFAQARSRPDIAASVLRWPDLSTFLTMSALSFCCGILLPRMFHVGVVENHSEAEIRRASWLFPLYLVLINLFVIPIAVAGLLVFPAGSMDSDMTVVALPMSRGNELLTLAAFIGGLSAATAMVIVASVALSIMISNDVVIPSLLTLRGRLLAGEGTADDRTDLGPTILMIRRTIILAVMILAYLYYRIAGEAQLASIGLLSFAAVTQLAPAFFGGLFWRRANAGGAVAGMAGGLAVWTYTLLLPMLTTTGALPSRLVAEGPFGIVWLRPQNLFGMVDLPPLAHGVFWSLLLNLLLYAGVSLLRRASAIEVMQAKIFLPSPPSDYAPSFRLWRSAVTVEDVRATVARYLGAERTHAAFESYAMEQGLPLEGAAEADIELLRYSERLLASAIGTASSRLVLSLLLKKRSVSTTDALKLLDDANAAMQYNREVLQTALEHARQGVSVFDADGNLMVWNRPFAEVLALPAETLHIGAGFDRIVRALAVRGEFGPGDIETLVAERAERLLKADEPQIERLAKLGLFIEVRAARLPDGGIVTTYTDVTASVAAAEELERANETLERRVRERTEELTRLNAELALAKQEADEANLSKTRFLAAASHDILQPLNAARLYTTSLVERRTGGDERRLVDNVDASLEAVEEIIAALLDISRLDAGAMKPEFGSFRIDELFRQLAVEFAPIAEQKGLSLTFVPTALAIHSDRRLLRRLLQNLISNAIKYTAEGGVVIGCRRRGKKLSLEVHDSGPGIPQAKQRIIFQEFQRLEQGAKVARGLGLGLSIVERIARVLEHKLTVKSKVGRGSTFSVTVPIAPALPAVAPGPAPSPLPAAPLDGLTVLAIDNEPKILHGMEALLSGWGCRTLIADGWPATHDVLNASQVPPDVVIVDYHLDEGNGLDVVTQLRWRFGASLPAILITADRSPEVRDRAQAKSVHLLNKPVRPAALRALLAQWRVRKLAAE, from the coding sequence ATGAGCATGGGTCTGGTCATCATCCTGACCGCCTTCGCCTATCTCGGGGCGCTGTTCGTGGTCGCCTATTGGGGCGACCGCCGCCGCGCGCAGGAAAAGGCGATCCGGCAGAGCCAGACCTGGATCTATCCCCTCTCGCTGGCCGTCTATTGCACGTCCTGGACCTTCTTCGGCTCGGTCGGTCTCGCCTCGCGCTCCGGCTTCGACTTTCTCGCCATCTATATCGGGCCGATGCTGCTCTTCGCGCTGTTCTGGCCGCTGATCCGCCGAGTGGTGCGGATCGCCAAGGCGCAGAACATCACCTCGATCGCCGATTTCATCGGCGCGCGCTACGGCAAGAGCCAGGCGGTGGCCGGCATGGTCTGCCTCATCGTGACCGTCGGCACGATCCCCTATGTCGCCCTGCAACTGAAGGCGGTGTCGTCCTCGCTGATGACGACGATCCGGCCGGACGAGATCGTCAACGTCACCCAGGAACTGCCTTTCTTCGGCGATCTCGCGCTGGTCGTGGCGGTGTCGATGGCGGTCTTCGCGATGCTGTTCGGCACGCGCCACGCCGATGCGACGGAGCACCAGGACGGGTTGATCCTCGCGGTCGCGGCGGAGTCCATCGTCAAGCTCGTCTGCTTCCTCGCCATCGGGCTCTACACGACCTACGTGATGTTCGACGGCTTCTCCGACCTCTTCGCCCAGGCGCGGTCGCGGCCCGACATCGCCGCCTCGGTGCTGCGCTGGCCGGACCTGTCGACCTTCCTGACGATGAGCGCCCTATCCTTCTGCTGCGGCATCCTGCTGCCGCGCATGTTCCATGTCGGCGTGGTGGAGAACCATTCCGAGGCGGAGATCCGCCGCGCCTCCTGGCTGTTCCCGCTCTACCTCGTGCTCATCAACCTCTTCGTCATTCCCATCGCCGTGGCCGGGCTCCTCGTCTTCCCGGCCGGCTCCATGGATAGCGACATGACGGTGGTTGCCCTGCCGATGTCCCGGGGCAACGAGCTGCTGACGCTCGCCGCCTTCATCGGCGGCCTGTCCGCCGCCACCGCCATGGTGATCGTGGCGAGCGTCGCGCTGTCGATCATGATCTCCAACGACGTGGTCATCCCGTCTCTTCTGACGCTGCGCGGCCGCCTGCTCGCTGGCGAGGGCACGGCCGACGACCGCACCGACCTCGGCCCGACCATACTCATGATCCGCCGCACCATCATCCTGGCGGTGATGATCCTCGCCTATCTCTACTACCGCATCGCCGGCGAGGCGCAGCTCGCCTCCATCGGCCTCCTGTCCTTCGCGGCGGTGACGCAGCTCGCGCCCGCCTTCTTCGGCGGGCTGTTCTGGCGCCGCGCCAATGCCGGCGGCGCCGTCGCCGGCATGGCGGGGGGGCTGGCGGTGTGGACCTACACGCTGCTCCTCCCCATGCTGACGACGACGGGCGCCCTGCCCTCGCGGCTCGTCGCCGAGGGCCCCTTCGGCATCGTCTGGCTGCGGCCGCAGAACCTGTTTGGCATGGTCGACCTCCCGCCGCTCGCCCACGGCGTGTTCTGGTCGCTGCTCCTCAACCTCCTGCTCTATGCCGGCGTCTCGCTGCTGCGCCGGGCCTCGGCCATCGAGGTGATGCAGGCGAAGATCTTTCTGCCCTCACCCCCCTCCGACTATGCGCCGAGCTTCCGGCTCTGGCGCAGCGCCGTGACCGTGGAGGACGTGCGCGCGACGGTGGCGCGCTATCTCGGGGCGGAGCGCACCCATGCCGCCTTCGAGAGCTACGCCATGGAGCAGGGCCTGCCGCTGGAGGGGGCGGCGGAAGCGGACATCGAACTGCTGCGCTACTCGGAGCGCCTGCTCGCCTCGGCTATCGGCACGGCATCCTCGCGCCTCGTCCTGTCGCTGCTCCTGAAGAAGCGCTCCGTGTCGACCACCGACGCGTTGAAGCTGCTCGACGACGCCAATGCGGCGATGCAGTACAACCGCGAGGTCCTGCAGACGGCGCTCGAACACGCCCGCCAGGGCGTCAGCGTCTTCGACGCCGACGGCAACCTCATGGTGTGGAACCGGCCCTTCGCCGAGGTCCTCGCCCTGCCGGCGGAGACGCTGCACATCGGCGCCGGCTTCGACCGCATCGTCAGGGCGCTGGCGGTGCGCGGCGAGTTCGGACCGGGCGACATCGAGACGCTGGTGGCCGAGCGCGCCGAACGGCTCCTCAAGGCCGACGAACCGCAGATCGAGCGCCTTGCCAAACTCGGCCTGTTCATCGAGGTCCGCGCCGCGCGCCTGCCGGACGGCGGCATCGTCACCACCTATACCGACGTCACGGCCTCCGTCGCGGCGGCCGAGGAGCTGGAGCGCGCCAACGAGACGCTGGAGCGGCGCGTGCGCGAGCGCACCGAGGAGCTCACGCGGCTCAACGCCGAGCTGGCGCTGGCGAAGCAGGAGGCGGACGAGGCGAACCTCTCCAAGACCCGGTTCCTCGCCGCGGCCAGCCACGACATCCTGCAGCCGCTCAACGCGGCGCGCCTCTACACGACGAGCCTGGTGGAACGGCGCACCGGCGGCGACGAGCGGCGGCTCGTCGACAATGTCGACGCCTCCCTCGAGGCGGTGGAGGAGATCATCGCCGCTCTCCTCGACATCTCGCGGCTGGATGCGGGCGCGATGAAGCCGGAATTCGGCAGTTTCCGCATCGACGAGCTGTTCCGCCAGCTCGCGGTGGAGTTCGCCCCCATCGCCGAGCAGAAGGGGCTGAGCCTCACCTTCGTGCCGACGGCGCTCGCCATCCACTCCGACCGGCGGCTGCTGCGCCGCCTGCTGCAGAACCTCATCTCCAACGCGATCAAGTACACCGCCGAGGGCGGCGTGGTGATCGGCTGCCGCCGGCGCGGCAAGAAGCTGTCGCTGGAGGTGCACGACAGCGGGCCGGGCATTCCCCAGGCCAAGCAGCGGATCATCTTCCAGGAGTTCCAGCGGCTCGAGCAGGGGGCGAAGGTGGCGCGTGGCCTCGGGCTCGGGCTCTCCATCGTCGAGCGCATCGCGCGGGTGCTGGAGCACAAGCTGACGGTGAAGTCGAAGGTCGGGCGCGGCTCGACGTTCTCGGTCACGGTGCCCATCGCCCCCGCCCTGCCGGCGGTGGCGCCCGGCCCTGCGCCCTCGCCCCTGCCGGCCGCCCCGCTCGACGGGCTGACCGTGCTCGCCATCGACAACGAGCCGAAGATCCTGCACGGCATGGAGGCACTGCTGTCGGGCTGGGGCTGCCGGACGCTCATCGCCGACGGCTGGCCGGCGACCCACGACGTGCTCAACGCCAGTCAGGTGCCGCCGGACGTGGTCATCGTCGACTACCACCTCGACGAGGGAAACGGCCTCGACGTCGTCACCCAGCTGCGCTGGCGCTTCGGCGCCTCATTGCCCGCCATCCTCATCACCGCCGACCGCAGCCCGGAGGTGCGCGACCGGGCGCAGGCGAAATCGGTGCATCTGCTCAACAAGCCGGTGCGCCCGGCAGCGCTCAGGGCGCTGCTCGCCCAGTGGCGGGTGCGCAAGCTCGCTGCCGAATAG
- a CDS encoding patatin-like phospholipase family protein, whose product MNPTDIAPAPSPDLALVLGGGGAKGLAHIVVIEALDDLGIRPRQVAGTSIGAIVGACYCAGMSGADMRDYALGVLRMKPDVLRALFAARVGRFSDILRGGLTNPVLVDAEKLLAAFLPPVIPATFEELEIPLTVVATDFYARTDIAFSDGLLVPAVAASMAIPGVIRPVRHRGHVLVDGGTINPVPVDRVSAAVTLAVDVLNGSGAEREIDDVIPEPWDAMFGSVTLMMQVLSTARLAEHRPTIHLRPPVDRFRVLDFLRAREILTACEPVKDEVKRRVTLALEAIPAEIAGRPGT is encoded by the coding sequence ATGAACCCGACAGACATCGCTCCGGCCCCGTCCCCGGATCTCGCGCTCGTTCTCGGCGGCGGCGGCGCCAAGGGCCTCGCCCATATCGTGGTGATCGAGGCGCTGGACGACCTCGGCATCCGCCCGCGCCAGGTCGCCGGAACCTCCATCGGCGCCATCGTCGGGGCCTGCTATTGCGCCGGCATGAGCGGCGCGGACATGCGCGATTACGCGCTCGGCGTGCTGCGGATGAAGCCGGACGTGCTGCGCGCCCTGTTTGCGGCGCGGGTGGGTCGCTTCTCCGACATCCTGCGCGGCGGCCTGACCAATCCGGTCCTGGTGGACGCGGAGAAGCTCTTGGCGGCCTTCCTGCCGCCGGTGATCCCGGCCACCTTCGAGGAGCTGGAAATCCCGCTGACCGTGGTGGCGACCGACTTCTACGCCCGCACCGACATCGCCTTCTCGGACGGGCTGCTGGTGCCGGCGGTCGCCGCCTCCATGGCCATTCCCGGCGTGATCCGGCCGGTGCGCCATCGCGGCCACGTGTTGGTCGACGGCGGCACGATCAACCCCGTCCCGGTCGATCGGGTCTCGGCGGCGGTGACGCTCGCCGTCGACGTGCTGAACGGCTCCGGAGCGGAGCGCGAGATCGACGACGTGATTCCCGAGCCCTGGGACGCCATGTTCGGCTCGGTGACGCTGATGATGCAGGTGCTGAGCACCGCGCGGCTCGCCGAACACCGGCCGACCATCCACCTGCGTCCGCCCGTCGACCGCTTCCGGGTGCTGGATTTCCTGCGCGCGCGGGAGATCCTTACCGCCTGCGAGCCGGTGAAGGACGAGGTGAAGCGGCGGGTGACGCTGGCCCTGGAGGCGATCCCCGCCGAGATCGCCGGCCGGCCGGGGACCTGA
- a CDS encoding EAL domain-containing protein, with protein sequence MARPGSYLIALCMVAIAASASVLAFTVAAVEAGTAAVVGLGVLLAMVIGHFGGQIGADRAATETRLVDLARTSGETTRGLAELTQRIERFEAMALDRARAVADPIAEEVGELGALVKQFAETLQIHEEAILQVTSQGAVAAAPAAPATAPVAASAPRETPPPPPVQVLQRQAAQLRRQVEPRSATADLPEVFEGMTRADAITAIDEAISAKRYELFLQPIVTLPQRKVRSYQASVRLRTAEGQVLLPQDYRSLADDAGLMPGLDAEVLGRCVQIVRRLTARNRDVGLVCDVSGSALADAAFATELIASLEASRAIAGSLVLGFTQATVRAMSALDVETLRSLTDKGFRFAMDGVRDLRIEPRDLADKGFRLIKVPASLMIARSAETGAAIHVADLAGLFLRYGIDLVVEDVETEAVVVDLLDYDVKLAQGSLFSLPRPVRAEVMSAAEPAAAAPVAAATPAGRARPDQRPEARPQTLGAAVLAQAAATREPRRPGGSGLRALIRDRT encoded by the coding sequence ATGGCCCGACCGGGTTCCTACCTCATCGCCCTCTGCATGGTGGCGATCGCCGCATCGGCCTCCGTCCTCGCCTTCACCGTCGCCGCGGTCGAGGCGGGAACGGCGGCGGTTGTCGGGCTGGGCGTGCTGCTCGCCATGGTCATCGGCCATTTCGGCGGGCAGATCGGCGCCGACCGCGCAGCGACCGAAACGCGTCTCGTCGATCTCGCCCGCACGAGCGGCGAGACGACCCGCGGCCTCGCCGAACTGACGCAGCGCATCGAGCGTTTCGAGGCCATGGCGCTCGACAGGGCGCGCGCCGTCGCCGACCCCATCGCCGAGGAGGTCGGCGAGCTCGGCGCGCTGGTGAAGCAGTTCGCCGAGACCCTGCAGATCCATGAGGAGGCGATCCTCCAGGTCACCAGCCAGGGCGCCGTGGCCGCGGCGCCGGCCGCGCCGGCGACGGCGCCCGTCGCCGCCTCCGCCCCGCGCGAAACACCGCCGCCGCCGCCCGTCCAGGTGTTGCAGCGGCAGGCGGCGCAGCTCCGCCGCCAGGTCGAGCCGCGCTCGGCGACCGCCGACCTGCCGGAGGTCTTCGAGGGCATGACCCGCGCTGACGCCATCACGGCCATCGACGAGGCGATCTCCGCCAAGCGCTACGAACTCTTCCTGCAACCCATCGTCACCCTGCCGCAGCGCAAGGTTCGCTCCTATCAGGCGTCGGTGCGCCTGCGCACCGCCGAGGGACAGGTGCTGCTGCCGCAAGACTATCGCAGCCTCGCCGACGATGCGGGGCTGATGCCGGGCCTCGATGCCGAGGTGCTCGGCCGCTGCGTGCAGATCGTCCGCCGCTTGACCGCCCGCAACCGCGACGTCGGCCTCGTCTGCGACGTCTCCGGTTCGGCCCTGGCGGATGCCGCCTTCGCCACCGAGCTGATCGCCTCGCTGGAGGCCTCGCGCGCCATCGCCGGCTCCCTCGTCCTCGGCTTTACCCAGGCGACCGTCCGCGCCATGAGCGCGCTCGACGTCGAGACCCTGCGCAGCCTCACAGACAAGGGCTTCCGCTTCGCCATGGACGGCGTGCGCGACCTGCGCATCGAGCCGCGCGACCTCGCCGACAAGGGCTTCCGCCTCATCAAGGTGCCGGCCTCGCTGATGATCGCCCGCTCCGCCGAGACCGGCGCCGCCATCCACGTCGCCGACCTGGCGGGCCTCTTCCTGCGCTACGGCATCGACCTCGTGGTCGAGGACGTGGAGACCGAGGCGGTGGTGGTGGACCTGCTCGACTACGACGTGAAGCTCGCCCAGGGCTCCCTGTTCTCGCTGCCCCGCCCGGTGCGTGCCGAGGTCATGTCGGCGGCCGAACCGGCTGCCGCCGCGCCCGTGGCTGCCGCGACGCCGGCCGGCCGCGCCCGCCCCGACCAGCGTCCCGAGGCCCGTCCCCAGACACTCGGCGCCGCCGTCCTCGCCCAGGCCGCGGCGACGCGCGAGCCGCGCCGCCCCGGCGGCTCCGGCCTCAGGGCGCTGATCCGTGACCGGACCTGA
- a CDS encoding alpha/beta hydrolase, which produces MIDLTSALGPSFDAGKAPADALAVNAAILKRLESWDNWAHPPAVIRQMRREGRGAFPAPIPSPRARTITMDGPHGPIDLRIIAPENPKGVYVHIHGGGWVLGSVDQQDQWLERFADRAGMACVSIDYRLAPEHPYPQGPDDCEAAALWIAGEAKRLFGTDRLVIGGESAGAHLAAVTLLRLRDRHGVMPFRAANLHAGCYDLALTPSVRRWGAEKLVLNTRDIEMFVRHFLVQGGDVRNPDISPLHADLKGLPPALFTVGSLDPLVDDTLFMAPRWAAAGNRATLEVYAGGCHVFIGFPGSNTDRCLERIETFMGEACAD; this is translated from the coding sequence ATGATCGACCTGACAAGCGCCCTCGGGCCCTCCTTCGATGCTGGCAAGGCGCCCGCCGATGCCCTCGCCGTCAACGCCGCCATCCTCAAGCGGCTGGAGAGCTGGGACAACTGGGCTCATCCCCCCGCCGTCATCCGCCAGATGCGGCGCGAGGGCCGCGGTGCCTTCCCCGCCCCCATTCCCTCGCCGCGGGCGCGCACGATCACCATGGACGGCCCGCACGGCCCCATCGACCTGAGGATCATCGCCCCCGAGAATCCGAAGGGCGTCTATGTCCACATCCACGGCGGCGGCTGGGTGCTAGGCAGCGTCGACCAGCAGGACCAGTGGCTGGAGCGCTTCGCCGACCGCGCTGGCATGGCCTGCGTCTCCATCGACTACCGCCTCGCGCCCGAGCACCCCTATCCGCAGGGGCCCGACGACTGCGAGGCTGCCGCGCTGTGGATCGCCGGCGAGGCGAAGCGGCTCTTCGGCACCGACCGGCTGGTCATCGGCGGCGAGAGCGCCGGCGCCCATCTGGCGGCGGTGACGCTCCTGCGCCTGCGCGACCGCCACGGCGTCATGCCCTTCCGCGCCGCCAATCTCCACGCCGGCTGCTACGACCTCGCACTCACGCCCTCGGTGCGGCGCTGGGGCGCCGAGAAGCTGGTGCTCAACACCCGCGACATCGAGATGTTCGTCCGCCATTTCCTGGTCCAGGGCGGCGATGTCCGCAACCCCGACATCTCGCCGCTCCATGCCGACCTGAAGGGCCTGCCGCCGGCGCTCTTCACCGTCGGCTCTCTCGATCCCCTCGTGGACGACACCCTGTTCATGGCGCCGCGCTGGGCGGCGGCCGGCAACCGCGCGACGCTCGAGGTCTATGCCGGCGGCTGCCACGTCTTCATCGGCTTCCCCGGCTCCAACACCGACCGCTGTCTGGAGCGGATCGAGACCTTCATGGGCGAGGCCTGCGCGGACTGA